The Athene noctua chromosome 8, bAthNoc1.hap1.1, whole genome shotgun sequence region AGACACTTGAGAAAATGTTGGGCTAAGTTTAACTTTGGGTAGATCAAGAAGACTGTAGTCTGACAGTAACTAAAGAAAGCGATTACTAATTTTAGAAGCGCTAGTCCAAAGATGCAACACTGAAGGAGATCTAGGTTGGAGTCTGTTTAAGTGTGACCTGTTCAAACTGTGTGACTAGAGGAGGTAAAAGCCTCTGCATGGGACACCTGTCCTGGGAACTCTTGGGAGCCTCTTGCTTTATTTAGACCCACTCAGTTCTCAGATGGTACCTGCTGCCCATGTGTTTTATTCAAGTATCCCTGGTTTACATGTTAAGTAAGCATGGAAATAACTGGACGCAGGAGACCCTACTGTGTATTTAGAGTACACTGAGCATCTCTGTACAGACAGAGATCTGGACAATTCTTAGCAGAGCTTACCTACCTCAGGAAAGTAAAGTGCAAATGCAGCTGGGTCACACATGGATTACACTCAACCACTTAAAGAtgcccctttttctttccttttcctcctcaacCTGAGAAGAGCTGCCTTCTTCCAGTTTGCTCCTCCACACATTGAGAGTTATTCAAAATTAATACTAACCCATGAAAACCCGTTCTTGGTGTCAATTCAGTTATTTAAGAAACAATTTATTCACAAGACAGCTCACTCAGAAGTTTGTTGTTATAAATCAGTGTGAATTAAGTTTGCAGAACGACTATGAACCTTCCAAAATTCACTGTAAAACATCTCATTCTGTACCAACCCTACGAGCTCCCACATAACTTCAACTTCAAATGTTACATAGCTATGTAGGTTAATGTAATTCAGTTCGCTTCAGTTAACTAATGTTATGAATTTGATCAGGAGCAATATTTAAAAGTCTTACCTAACTTACCTGTGATGTAGCCTTCTAAAGCTTTTGGCACCAGTGATTTTGCAGTTCTTAGGTCCTCAGCTGAGCATTTGCCTGCCTCAAGCCCAAAGGACATTCCCATTCTCTTCAGCACCTCACTGTCATCATGAATCTCAAAGGTGTTATCGAAATTAAAGAGGTATTCAAATCTGCACGTAAAATGTCAAAATGAGACTGTTTTGAAAAGAGcctatttccccccccccctttttttttttttttggtatgcaCTTGAGGTAGGTGTCTAGATTCTTCCATTATCTGTAAAGggttcttaaggaaaaaaaagtgcagcaaatgatttttctcttctgcttctgtgACTGGCATGCCTACATGGTTTAAAATGGCACTTTCTCAATTCAAGTAACTTCaccactgcaggaaaaaagtCTAATACTTTCTGCCTCATTAAACAGACTCAAAGGGGAGAGGGAGGCCTTACTAAACATGAACCTTCACTTCCACTGAATCCAGTACTTTTAAAGGTCACCTGCAGCCCTGTCACCAAATTTTGCTTCTTTTACATTTCACTTTCTTGTCTAATGTGCAACACTCCTCCTGTGAACTGACCTATTTACCTTGGTATAACTTTGCTTTGTTGGATGCATTTGGATGCAGTTAGTAAAGCAGACTGTTCAGAGTCCTGTATGTTAACAACCTACCATTTCTGCTGCAGGACTCTCAAAATGTTTTTCGTTGCATATAGAAGTGGAAATAGTGATATAAACTTAATATAGCTTAAAGAAAAGCAGGGGCACCTAGGCTGACTTTATGCTATGATCACAGGCTATTAAAACTTTGGACAGCACTGGTCCAGGGGTTACAATATCAGGCTAGTTCCCACTACCACAGTTTCTGCTGACAAAACCTTTATCCCTGGAAAAGCAACCCATCCATGagataagatttttaaaagataactCAGTGGCAGGTCTTCCATTAGCTCTCCAAGCTTGTGTAACGTGGATTTTCTTGATAGTTTTTTTCTTATACCTGATCCAGTAAGTTTGGAAAAGTTACATCTTTTGTGCCTATACACAAAATTTTCATCTAGAAATCTACATGCTTTGTACTAGGTGGAATTGTCACTTACAGACATAATTTCTTTTGTGACTCATATGGTATTACTTGTAAAACCTATTCTTTATgcagctgtatttatttaaacataaccactttaaaagggaaaaaagtatgTGTCACCATACCTTTAATTGGCACAATTACATTCCTGCTACCTAGGCTGGTGCAAGTCACATAACTATGTTTATAGTTATAGTTATATGTTTAAGAAGCAACCATGTACAGTTGTTCTCTATGTACATTCCTCATGTCATCCATGATTTTGTAGACACCCATGGATGCACTCTCCTCTCTGTTCTAGGCCAGAGAGTCCATCTGTTCCTTCTCTGAAAGTCTTTTCATAGCTTCAGGCGTTGCTGATGCCCTCCTGTGTCTCTCTCCTGGTTATGCTAAACTCTTTCCAAGTATAAGACAGCATACAGTATTCCAGATATAAAAGTACTATACGTACACAGTTTTATAttgtatttcttactgtttttccTAATAATTACCAGCATCTCTTACTGAGAAACTTTTGCTCTCATAGAATGATCTACTGGGCTGCCATCATACTATTCAGTGCTAAAGACTAGGTCCAGAGGCCAGTACTGTGTATGTGCAGTTTGGGTATGGTTCCTGTCTCTTTCCCATGGTTAGTGCAAATTTGTTCAACAGTGAATTTAATCTGGATTTTCTGCTCTTGCAGACAAATCTCTCTCTAAGGGTACAAGAGCTTACTTCCTACACCTTTTCTCTAACGTATAGCACTGTATCTCCAGTGGCAAAATCAGCTGTATTTCCTATCAGAATAAAGATGTTCTAATTTTCCAAGTTTCTGATATATCTGTTGTGTCTGAATGCTTGTTTAAAACTAGGTATTTTggttcctttttttctccttttcctaagACCTACAGCATTTATATAAAAGCATCATATacactaaatatatttttcctgttcaGGTGCCTCatcttttcaaaacaatttttaactTCTTCCCTTCTATCTGAAGACTCTGCTTTCTTTATTCCAACTTCAGAAGTGTCATTCCTAGTATGCTGCTTGGCACCCAACTGCCTTCTCAAACTAAACAAAACTTGCCCAATAACGTCTTTTTTACACATGTGAGAAATTACAATCTGTTTTGGCTAGATAAAGGCTATTTTTGCATAGGAGAAAATTTAGAAGACACAAGCCTATGTTTCTCATGATGCTAAATCCCCCTTACATGTATCACTTTTCcaagcaattattttcttttggaagatCCTCTGTAAAGAGAATTTTGAGTAGCTAATGCTGTGAGCTTATCTGTTCATTGGACTTTCTAACATCACCTGCTGTTGTATCATAAATACCAACCAACCAGTGCTTTATATAAATGTGACTTGGTAGAAGAATGGAAAATGGAAGCCCATTACAAGAGAGGGTTATTAAGTAAGGTTGAAACCACTTGAAGGACAAGCATCCAAGTTGACCAGTAATGTGGTTAGGCAGCAGAAATACTCCCCAATAAAGTACAGATTTTGAATTCTCCAAACTGAGTGACCACTTTTTCCAACTGCCTTGTTTAGCAGATCAACGTAACAGTGATTTAAACACTAGTAGTTTCTGACACTTTATCTACATACTGCTGCTGCCGCTCATCAGTTGCACAAATAATACCCAGAGTGGAAAGCTTGTTTAATTTGGGTTGTACACTTAATGATCTCCAGCTGACAGTAATATTGAAGCTGGGTTATATAAACTGGAATATCAACCTCAATAATTTTGGTGTGCTCATTTTTAGTACTAGTGTTTTCTTACAGTTTGAGATTGTAGAAGCATGTTACACTTCTTAGATCCCAAATGCCAGCTTAATCTCCAAAAACTTCAAACCTAAATGTAGAGCACAGCAGCAAGTGCAGCAAGAACTGTATAGTATGTCTATAAAATAAGGGTATAGTTAAGCTAAATCAATATTGATCCTAAAATTCCCAACTTGCTGAACTGCAGTGCTGATAATAGGAGTATTCCAAAAGTTTTGTCACAGAATGTATTGGAATTCCGTCCAATTTTCTCCAAAAACTCAACTTTTAATAGGGTTGCTTTTTTGCCTTAAGTTACTAGACACGGTCTATTTTTGCTGCACATTAATTGACTTGGAAGTTCAATACAGGATTTGTATACCATAGGGTGAAATCTGTAATCTACAGCATTAAAGCAAAGCCAGCTATTTTCAGCTAATAAACTAGTTGTGATCTGATTAACAGCTAATGTAATAGTACCTCATACTTCCAGCCATATCTTCACAGAATGAAGAGCATAAGCACCCAGAAGTATGTAAGTGGAAGATTTTCAGATTAATGTAGGAGTGCAGCCATAGCCTTTTGCTTACAAAGACAGTATTTCAAATTTCTATataatttacttccttttttccttcaaagagcTAGGTGCAAACTTTTTGCTATTAAAAGACACTTTCAAAGTTGTTATTATCTCCTCTAGGATGTTACTTTTGTGTTACATGGATCACTTTGTGTTTCTGACTATATACATTTATGGCATATTAGGAATAAGAATTCAGAAGCACTACCACATGGCTAATTCTGCCCTAGTATATAATTTCACTCAGTTATTTCTCCTGTGCAGTGAATGCTCTGAAATGCCAGTCTGAAGTGCCTTTTACAACAGTGAAAGTCAGCCTGTTTTAACTAGAGGTAGTAAAGCAACGTTGATAAAGTCATTCCTATTATTACTGTGGttgcattaaatattaaaaaaagcaaaaccaaaacaccccccTGAAGGGACAATAGAAAATTTAGATACATAATTGCTTTTAGTAAACTAGAGAAATTTCTCTCAtttgttcaaagaaaaattccagtccaaagaaaataaaattctaaaaatggATTCCATAAACACTCACTTATCACTTGATATGCTGCAGTCTATAACTGTTCTTTTGCTAGTGTTGACTATTAGGAAAGGCAGCTGTATAGTTGAGTTCAAAGCTGGAGGGCCTTGATTTTGTTGTTCGTTTTGCTGATTTCTTTGTACCAAGTTTTTGAAAGCTATTTgctgtagaaagaaagaaaaaacaatcactGACAGTAAAAGATCAGTGTTTCTAGGAAGTGGAACTTCACAGCTCTAATTTACAAACTCTCAATACCTCCagtatttttctgtcaaaaaggAAGCTGtggcctgacttcctctttgcaCTAGTGAAGCTCACCAGGAACAGAAATGAAACACTAATTTTTCACACATATCCTAATGGCTATGGCCCCCTCACAATCCCTGGAGAAGAAACAAGAAAGGAGCAATAAAGCTTGCTGGAGTATGGTTCCCATGGTTCCCCCCCATTCCTTTCAAAAAGGCACTAGAGTCAGAGGTCTCCTGTTATTTTATACGCATAAGTACATCTCAGGCTAGGAACTAGTTACACCGAAACAAAAGTTAACAGAAATTAGAGCATCCCCCCACTTCCTATGATCCGTattctcttccccttctcattCATCatcctcttttctctctccagagTTAGTTTTGAAATTTTCCTCTGAAAGTTTTTATACAACATATGTTTGTGACACCACTCGCTCTCTACTGAATCTTATATCTGACTGCATATGTATGAAAATGTGTGTTTTTAGGAAATGTTATTTGTGGGATTGGAAGTCAAGTGTACTTACCCACTTTGAGGCACTACTTATTCCACTTAATGGGAAGATGGACAGACAGAACCCCAAAGGGCTGGTAAACCATTTGTCAATGAACACAGTCAAGGAAATAATGACAGTTGGAAATAGTAAGGGAATGCAACTCTGTTCAGACTAATAGTTAAGAGGACCTGAGTTGCCTTGTTTTCACCAGGATAACTTCACGTTACTCTTCGAGAAGCTGCTAATTTATTAGGTTGGACAGATAGAATCAAAGTTGTGCCCTAAACAGTGAAACAATTTTTGGTGATGACAAAAGGAGATGAATCAGATACTTAGAAGTTTTAGTGCGCATCTAATGACATGGAAATTGTATCAATATAgttgcatcaggaaaaaaaatacaggcttaTTGCCTGTAACCTCATTAAAAAGTTTGATTGTATTTCAATTACTGAAAGTCTGCACAGACCAAAAGATTTAAGAATGCTCAtaactgtatttataaaatgttACTTTATAAGCAAAGATGCATCTGAAATACATTTCTGcaatcaaaaccaaaactcaaGTAATCTTGGAGTGCATGTCAGAATGTAAGAGCTGGATTTGACAGCCTTCCACTCTTAGGATCCAGAAATGTCTATCTCTCCCAAAACAACTGTGTGCATATTTACACAAGTTCAGTTGTTAATTTCACAGCTTAGAATCAAAGACATTTTCCAGAAAGAACTACTCAGAGAAGGTAACTCTCGGGGGACTTGGAGACAACAAAGGGGATTCAGGATTGTTCCCATTCCTAGTAATGTTGACAAAGATTTGAACTTGataatttaatttacagaaaaaaataaagttaaatataCCTGCAGCAGCAATTCTTGTAGTTGGGCTCGCTTCTGTTTTATCCTTTCGATTCGCTTCTGTTTTTCTatcttaaaatataaacataaatgtaTCAAGATAATTACTTAGTTACCTTGTCTGTTCCACTGTGCCAAACTGAATAGGCTTTAGAGCTACGTCAGTGTGCTAGCATAGCACCATTACAAAAATCCGTACTTTCTTTGTAACTGGTGGTGAATTCCATGACATGGTAAGTAAATCACACAAGTCTTTTCCGTCTTACCCATTTgtcatattttttcttatttttcaaacaGACTAATCTCATAGCCACATCAGTTTCTCCATAAAACAGATGGGAcaaactaatttatttctttgtcaACAATTTTAACTTCAGTAAAGAATCAATTATTACAAGAGACTGTTATTTCCCCATCCATTCCTCTTTTGTATTGGGCACTGAGTGCCCGTTAGCACCAAATTAAACACTTGCTTAAGGGGGTGCTttgggttgtattttttttttttttttctcctgccctccACTCCTGGAAGTGTGCACATCCCTTCCACCGCTCTAGCTGCAAGCTACTATACAGAAATGTGTGGAGGGGGGGCTCAGGATCATCACCTTCATCTTTCCAGTGACCTCCACTTTTTGTTTAGACTACTCATTTGAGACTTGATTAAACTAACAAGATTTCAGCAACAAAAAGGGGGTAGAGGTAACATTTTCTATATGAGCACAGAATCCATTTCTTGCAACAGTTTTGTTAACGCCAGTTCATGGTGCAAAGCAATCTTCAACCTAAGTGAGCAGTGTTTGGTTCTGCACTAGTACTGGGTGCCTGCTGACACTGCAGATCACACACACTTTAATGTTTAAAATGCTTCCTTTAGAGCAGAGTAGATGACTTTCACTGCTGGGACAAATATAAACTCTTAAAACCCATGAACAGTACAGATATAATTTAGACATGGTTTTTACATAACATGCTTTTTTGTACCGATTCCTCATTTTTGTGCTGGTAATCTTATTATGGAATTAGACTGTAATAcagctttaaaagcaaaattaattctgattttcaCACCACGAAAATGcagctttattttctattcttttctatTATGTCATAGGAAgcaacattttaagaaaatatgcCTGGCTTCCATTTTGTGCATATGTAATTAGAGCCTGAAACAGTGAACAGAATATGATCGTTGTAGGTGACACAATGAAATTCAAGTTCCATATTTGTAACAATAACCTATACTGCAGATAATGCTTTCACATTAATGCATTTAAATTGTAGGTTtatccatattttttaaaaaaaaaaagaatcctggAGTATAATGATTGAGCATCTGCATACTCATTGAGTGGATATATTTTCCAAGTTGCTGTAATGGACAAGGATGgtaaaagcttttttcttacCACACCTAGAAAGACAATTGATGTAAATGAACCTGCACAAAAACATTGCTCTGTACTAAAGAGGCACCCCACCCACCTTTTAAGATATTTAATTTCACAAGTATCACAAATATAATACATATTAAGATGTATTTACAGTCAGTCATTAAAGCACCCTGCAGTAAATCCAGTAACTTGTGCTTTTTATTTATAGAGCATTTGGCCTGAAGGACAAGCAACATTTGTGCTTATAAATTCTGGCATCCCTGCAAAAACATGGTAACTCTTAGCCTGctggaaaaataatggaaataactAATAAGTAGAACTTCCCTGGCAGTTCATAACTAGTATTTGACATCCTAGCAGGAATTActtttcaatttaatttcctttgaacAGCATTTCCAAGTACAAACATTAATATAAAACTGGTCTCATTTCAAATGTATACCATCTTGTAAGCATAACCACACCATAAattctttttactttcttctaGTAATTCAGGCAAATACAGACTTTAATCTTGAAAGTAATCCCTGATTTAATCAATGTCCATTTTTGTAAGGTAAACGGggcttttttttaagcttcatgTCAGGTATTCTAAGTAAAACTGAACTAAGCATACATAAACATGGCTTTTCAGTTTATTCAAGTATCATTAGTTGTATTTTCATAACATGCAAGAATCAAAGCCAAAGttcaaactgagaaaaaaacccctcttctaAAGTAGAGCAGCACCATTATCACAACCTGTGAGCTATACAGAATTTCCCATCTACCTCACTTTACCTCTAGATTCTGACATTCCTGAGCTGAATTTGTAGGAAGACCGATCCATCTGATTTCCTTCTTCTCCTTTGAAATTATGTTCATTGCCATCAGGACATTAAGGGCATCATAAACTCTCCGTCTAATATTTTTCTGATCATAAGCCTGCTAAGAAAACAATGCAGCATTAATtacaacaaaataattaaaaaaggaaataaagactGAACACATCCTTTGTAGATATGTAGAAGATAAAAAGCCAAAATGTCAGTTCAAGTCAGAGTGGTATTAAAACATGATGCCTTCATCTGTGCTACTCCCTGAATACCACAGGAGTGTGTTTGCTTGCAAATGGAAGCTTCAGACCTGCTTGAAGCCTCTGTGTAGCAAATTCCCGTCATGGCAAGTCTGTTGAGTTGAAAAGCCTGACAAGACCACATATGGTGAGTAAAACAGTAgccatttttaaaagataattctTTTGGCAGACTTCTCTATTTTGTTTACAATTTAGAGGGAGTTCaattcttcattttaattctCCATTTTTAAATATCAGAGGGTAAATCTTTGTATTTGGCTTCGAAGCAGTTACATAAGTGAAGAAGAGTACGGAGTACGGCAGGACAGTgcagaaacagaaggaacagAATTCCATGATAAACCAGACAATTTTGTAACGGTATAACAAATTTCAATACATATTTGCTTACCGAATCTGTAGCTAGGTGGCTGTTAGAATTTGTGAATTCTGATACCAGCTCATCAGCAACTTCGTTGTATGAAGTAGTTCCTTTACGTTGAACTTTTTCACATACTTTCATTGAAAAATGCCTCAGACCCTTCccatttttatctccttttttgcTTCGCTTACTGGAAGAagaaagttaattattttaatacacGGAATGTTAGTAAGCTACTTAGTTGCACAGCAAAAGGTCTAGCTTTTGCAACAGGCATCAGGACTCATGATATTATGTACTGCCTAAATGAAAAACAGAACACTGGGAGCCCTTTCCCCTTTCTCCGTGATTTCTACACTGATAGTATTTGAACACATGCTGCTGGggcagatgtttaaaaaaatggatttg contains the following coding sequences:
- the TFDP2 gene encoding transcription factor Dp-2 isoform X2, producing the protein MTAKNVGVTSTNGDLKGFIDQNQSPTKGNISVITLPVSSTNSPTKILPKTLGPINVNVGPQMIISTSQRLTNSGSVLIGSAYNPAPTMVTQTHITEASGWVPGDRKRTREFIESDFSESKRSKKGDKNGKGLRHFSMKVCEKVQRKGTTSYNEVADELVSEFTNSNSHLATDSAYDQKNIRRRVYDALNVLMAMNIISKEKKEIRWIGLPTNSAQECQNLEIEKQKRIERIKQKRAQLQELLLQQIAFKNLVQRNQQNEQQNQGPPALNSTIQLPFLIVNTSKRTVIDCSISSDKFEYLFNFDNTFEIHDDSEVLKRMGMSFGLEAGKCSAEDLRTAKSLVPKALEGYITDMSAGFSWINQGLLSSSAQAVSHLEVAGGTSDAKSSENPGLCLDAEVALATGQFLAPSSQQSSSAASRYSESRGETPCSFNDEDEEDEDEESSSPE
- the TFDP2 gene encoding transcription factor Dp-2 isoform X1, coding for MTAKNVGVTSTNGDLKGFIDQNQSPTKGNISVITLPVSSTNSPTKILPKTLGPINVNVGPQMIISTSQRLTNSGSVLIGSAYNPAPTMVTQTHITEASGWVPGDRKRTREFIESDFSESKRSKKGDKNGKGLRHFSMKVCEKVQRKGTTSYNEVADELVSEFTNSNSHLATDSQAYDQKNIRRRVYDALNVLMAMNIISKEKKEIRWIGLPTNSAQECQNLEIEKQKRIERIKQKRAQLQELLLQQIAFKNLVQRNQQNEQQNQGPPALNSTIQLPFLIVNTSKRTVIDCSISSDKFEYLFNFDNTFEIHDDSEVLKRMGMSFGLEAGKCSAEDLRTAKSLVPKALEGYITDMSAGFSWINQGLLSSSAQAVSHLEVAGGTSDAKSSENPGLCLDAEVALATGQFLAPSSQQSSSAASRYSESRGETPCSFNDEDEEDEDEESSSPE
- the TFDP2 gene encoding transcription factor Dp-2 isoform X3, translated to MVTQTHITEASGWVPGDRKRTREFIESDFSESKRSKKGDKNGKGLRHFSMKVCEKVQRKGTTSYNEVADELVSEFTNSNSHLATDSQAYDQKNIRRRVYDALNVLMAMNIISKEKKEIRWIGLPTNSAQECQNLEIEKQKRIERIKQKRAQLQELLLQQIAFKNLVQRNQQNEQQNQGPPALNSTIQLPFLIVNTSKRTVIDCSISSDKFEYLFNFDNTFEIHDDSEVLKRMGMSFGLEAGKCSAEDLRTAKSLVPKALEGYITDMSAGFSWINQGLLSSSAQAVSHLEVAGGTSDAKSSENPGLCLDAEVALATGQFLAPSSQQSSSAASRYSESRGETPCSFNDEDEEDEDEESSSPE